One part of the Solea solea chromosome 1, fSolSol10.1, whole genome shotgun sequence genome encodes these proteins:
- the lmbr1 gene encoding limb region 1 protein homolog: MEEDDVTIREQNFHSQVREYIICFLLFAVLYIVSYCIITRYKRKSDDHEDEDAVVNRISLYLCTFTLAVSGGAVFLLPFSIISNEILLSFPKNYYIQWLNGSLIHGLWNLVSLFSNLCLFILMPFAYFFLESEGFAGSKKGIKARILETFVMLFLLALLILGIVWVASALIDNDAASMESLYDLWEFYLPYLYSCISLLGGLLLLMCTPVGLSRMFSIMGQLLVKPTILEDLDEQIYCIHLQEEALQRRLNGSLTHTYTRGSVAHQLNKELDNIRNQRNKLERRKKASGWEKNLLYPIVMLILLAGTTISVLMVVLNILYLLVDETAMPKGSTDRGIGNTSLSTFGVAQAALEIILMIYLMVSSVVGFYSLRVFKGLTPRKDDTTMTTIIGCCVSILVLSSALPVMSRTLGITRFDLLGDFGRFNWLGNFYIVLSYNLLFAVVTTLCLVRKFTSAVREELLKALGLDKLQLSNSPTDPESGKLSANGHQKTL; the protein is encoded by the exons ATTTGTTTCCTCCTGTTTGCAGTCCTCTACATTGTGTCCTACTGCATCATAACCAGATACAAGAGGAAAAGTG ATGACCATGAGGATGAAGATGCTGTTGTCAACAGAATATC ATTGTACTTGTGCACCTTCACCCTGGCAGTGTCGGGTGGCGCTGTCTTCCTACTGCCCTTCTCAATCATCAGTAATGAgatcctcctctccttccccaAAAACTATTACATTCAGTGGCTCAATGGTTCCCTCATTCATG GTCTGTGGAACCTGGTGTCACTGTTCTCCAACCTTTGCCTCTTCATCCTGATGCCATTTGCATATTTCTTCTTGGAGTCTGAGGGATTTGCAGGATCAAAAAAG gGCATTAAGGCACGTATTCTGGAGACATTTGTGATGCTCTTCCTGCTGGCCTTGCTCATCCTGGGCATTGTGTGGGTGGCATCGGCACTCATTGACAATGATGCAGCCAGTATGGAGTCACTCTATG aTCTTTGGGAATTCTACCTTCCATACCTATACTCCTGTATATCACTGTTGGGAGGACTGCTTTTACTAA TGTGCACCCCTGTGGGGTTGTCCAGGATGTTCTCCATCATGGGACAGCTACTGGTCAAGCCAACA ATCCTGGAGGACCTGGATGAGCAGATTTACTGCATCCATTTGCAGGAGGAAGCCCTTCAGAGAAGATTAAACG gaTCACTCACGCACACTTACACCAGAGGAAGTGTTGCTCACCAGCTCAACAAAGAATTAGACAATATtagaaatcaaagaaataaaTTGG agagaagaaagaaagcatCAGGTTGGGAGAAGAACTTGCTGTATCCCATAGTGATGCTAATCCTGCTCGCAGGAACG aCAATCTCAGTTCTTATGGTGGTACTGAACATCCTCTACCTTTTAGTGGATGAGACTGCCATGCCCAAAGGATCCACA GACCGAGGCATTGGGAACACCTCTCTGTCCACATTTGGTGTAGCTCAGGCGGCGCTGGAAATCATCCTCATGAT CTACTTGATGGTGTCTTCTGTCGTCGGCTTCTATAGCCTGCGTGTCTTTAAGGGACTCACACCCAGGAAGGATGACACAACCATGACAACG ATCATCGGTTGCTGTGTGTCCATTCTGGTCCTGAGTTCAGCACTGCCAGTGATGTCCAGAACTCTAG gAATCACCAGGTTTGATCTTCTGGGAGACTTTGGGAGATTTAACTGGCTGGGAAACTTTTACATCGTCCTTTCGTACAACCTGCTGTTTGCAGTGGTGACAACGCTGTGTCTGGTGAGGAAATTCACCTCAGCAGTACGAGAAGAGCTACTGAAGGCTTTGG GTCTGGATAAATTGCAACTGTCAAACAGCCCCACGGACCCTGAATCTGGGAAGCTTTCGGCCAACGGGCATCAGAAAACTCTGTGA